The following are from one region of the Panulirus ornatus isolate Po-2019 chromosome 48, ASM3632096v1, whole genome shotgun sequence genome:
- the LOC139764105 gene encoding F-box/LRR-repeat protein 12-like: MSTVSLLFLPESVLLKIFSSLCAVDLYSLCSVHPRLARLVGDLSLWRHVDFGRTPLSLQFLHKFIRFLGPHTLTITVTGFVKSSIRLPPKGSQCISEAFLTSLKRRCPHLQELNLHRCYIDASTTKFSALPASLKKLSLCGSALFNLPQNRLVVVTSPFFRLEKHLPALEEVILEGCGAWLTRQDLTLLMTHCPALQIVNVGPDRYTRTGLFSWNRCDDKHSSRIILTRKWRA, translated from the exons ATGTCAACTGTCAGCTTGTTATTTTTGCCCGAGTCAGTTTTGTTGAAAATATTTTCTTCGCTTTGTGCCGTCGACCTCTATTCTCTTTGCAG TGTTCACCCTCGACTTGCACGTCTTGTGGGTGATCTATCCCTCTGGCGCCATGTAGATTTTGGTCGAACACCCTTGAGTCTTCAGTTTCTCCATAAGTTTATACGATTTCTAGGTCCAcataccctcaccatcactgtaacaGGTTTTGTCAAGTCCAGTATTCGCTTGCCTCCAAAAG GGTCACAGTGTATCTCAGAAGCATTCTTGACAAGCTTAAAACGTCGTTGCCCACATCTTCAAGAACTCAACCTTCACCGTTGTTATATTGATGCCTCCACCACAAAATTCTCAGCTTTGCCTGCATCTCTCAAGAAGTTGTCTCTCTGTGGGTCAGCACTTTTTAATTTGCCACAG AATCGCTTAGTGGTGGTGACATCTCCATTTTTCCGGCTGGAGAAGCATTTACCAGCGTTGGAGGAAGTGATACTTGAAGGCTGTGGTGCATGGCTAACAAGACAAGacctcactcttctcatgaccCATTGTCCAGCCTTACAA ATTGTGAATGTTGGTCCTGATAGGTACACACGCACAGGGCTTTTTTCATGGAATAGGTGTGATGACAAACATAGCAGCAGAATTATCCTCACTCGAAAATGGAGAGCTTAA